The following are from one region of the Oncorhynchus nerka isolate Pitt River linkage group LG8, Oner_Uvic_2.0, whole genome shotgun sequence genome:
- the strap gene encoding serine-threonine kinase receptor-associated protein, which yields MAMRQTPLTCSGHTRPVVDLAFSGITPYGYFLISACKDGKPMLRQGDTGDWIGTFLGHKGAVWGATLNNEATKAATAAADFTAKVWDAVTGDEVLTLAHKHIVKSVNFTQDSSCLLTGGNDKIIRIYDLNKPEAEPQEITGHTSAIKKALWCNNDTQILSAADDKTVRLWDRNSTEVVKQLSFDMSVSSMEYIPDGEVLVITYGKTIAFYNALSLDMIKTVDAPASIHSASLHPDKDFFVAGGDDFKLYKFDYGTKEELESYKGHFGPVHCVRFSPDGELYASGSEDGTLRLWQTAVGKTYGLWKCVLPEELVSENSDTIYCTPAAPEIKA from the exons ATGGCAATGAGACAGACACCACTCACCTGCTCTGGCCACACAAGACCTGTGGTGGATCTAGCCTTCAGTGGCATCACCCCATACGGGTATTTTCTCATCAGTGCCTGCAAGG ATGGCAAACCCATGTTGCGCCAGGGAGACACAGGGGACTGGATCGGAACGTTCCTGGGTCACAAGGGTGCTGTCTGGGGGGCCACTCTGAATAATGAAGCCACCAAGGCAGCCACTGCTGCTGCAGATTTCACTGC GAAGGTGTGGGATGCCGTGACTGGAGATGAGGTGCTCACTCTGGCACACAAGCACATTGTCAAGTCAGTCAATTTTACTCAG GATAGCAGTTGTCTGTTAACAGGAGGGAATGATAAGATAATACGCATCTACGACCTCAACAAACCGGAAGCAG AACCGCAAGAGATTACAGGGCACACGTCTGCCATAAAGAAAGCCCTGTGGTGTAACAACGACACACAGATCCTCTCTGCCGCTGATGACAAAACCGTACG ACTGTGGGACAGGAATTCCACTGAGGTTGTGAAGCAGCTCTCCTTCGACATGTCAGTCAGCAGCATGGAGTACATCCCTGACGGAGAGGTTTTGGTCATCACCTATGGAAAGACCATCGCGTTCTACAATGCCCTCAG CCTTGACATGATCAAGACTGTGGATGCCCCTGCCTCCATTCACTCTGCCTCGCTGCATCCAGATAAGGACTTCTTTGTTGCCGGGGGAGATGACTTCAAGCTCTACAAATTTGACTACGGCACCAAGGAGGAGTTGG AGTCATACAAGGGCCACTTTGGGCCAGTCCACTGCGTGCGGTTCAGTCCAGACGGGGAGCTGTATGCCAGTGGCTCTGAGGATGGTACGCTCCGGCTGTGGCAGACTGCGGTCGGCAAAACCTATGGCCTGTGGAAGTGTGTCCTTCCTG AGGAGCTGGTGTCCGAGAACTCTGACACAATATACTGCACTCCTGCTGCTCCTGAGATCAAGGCCTGA